In a single window of the Acidobacteriota bacterium genome:
- a CDS encoding GGDEF domain-containing protein, with product MSEIKFPSAAATTFIAAFGAFAIGIAEIDAGARIVIFILIVAAATGLTYLQLRETDRPTTRNEDDPVEILDEIESALGERETALASSLHIPDAFRIIVARLRSVTNFRGAALWLEGDSADKILVVETEGDHQKAFIDKRAAKGSGLAGRAWESGRVESGFESTEQLPSVAMPLKRGAETIAVLQLVFEPSYNLARIDRSVFDAIAIRSEPVIGASLAFEKNSTNALIDELTGIPNERAFYLVLEQHVAESQRRGADRPITVVALNIRDFDAIVLAYGGAAGDRVLTAVSGILKELLRSMDTITRSRGDEFLIVLPTATREIATEIVARIHSAFYTRKIEIVNGERLEIRLNIGSAHFGEDGDTPARLLQSARRTRESRRDLPSVRIIDFPNDTAV from the coding sequence ATGTCTGAAATCAAATTTCCCTCGGCCGCAGCAACGACTTTCATAGCCGCTTTCGGAGCTTTTGCGATAGGTATAGCAGAGATCGATGCCGGCGCACGTATCGTCATTTTTATTCTGATCGTAGCCGCCGCCACCGGTTTGACCTACCTGCAGCTGAGAGAAACCGATCGTCCGACCACTCGGAACGAGGACGATCCTGTAGAGATCCTCGATGAGATCGAATCCGCTCTGGGCGAACGAGAAACCGCTCTGGCGAGTTCGCTGCACATTCCGGATGCGTTTCGGATCATAGTGGCAAGACTTCGATCGGTCACCAATTTTAGAGGTGCGGCGTTGTGGTTAGAGGGAGACAGCGCCGACAAGATCCTTGTGGTCGAAACGGAGGGAGACCATCAAAAGGCCTTTATTGACAAACGAGCGGCCAAAGGCAGCGGCTTGGCAGGCAGGGCTTGGGAAAGCGGAAGGGTGGAATCCGGTTTCGAGTCAACTGAGCAATTGCCGTCAGTCGCTATGCCTCTGAAACGCGGGGCGGAGACAATAGCTGTCCTGCAATTGGTTTTTGAACCCAGTTATAACCTTGCCAGGATAGACCGTTCCGTCTTTGATGCGATCGCTATTCGATCGGAGCCGGTGATAGGGGCGTCGTTGGCTTTTGAAAAGAATTCGACAAACGCACTGATCGATGAGTTGACAGGTATCCCGAATGAGCGAGCATTCTACCTAGTCTTGGAGCAGCACGTAGCTGAGTCCCAGCGTCGGGGAGCCGATCGCCCGATAACTGTCGTTGCATTGAACATAAGAGACTTTGACGCGATCGTGCTTGCGTACGGCGGGGCCGCCGGTGACCGCGTCCTAACGGCCGTTTCAGGGATACTAAAGGAACTTCTTCGTTCGATGGACACTATCACCCGTTCACGCGGCGACGAGTTTTTGATCGTTTTGCCGACGGCCACGCGAGAGATCGCGACGGAGATAGTAGCGAGGATACACAGTGCCTTTTACACCCGAAAGATAGAGATCGTGAATGGTGAGAGGCTTGAGATCAGGTTGAACATCGGGTCCGCGCATTTTGGCGAAGATGGCGATACGCCTGCAAGGTTGCTTCAGTCAGCAAGGCGTACAAGGGAATCCCGCCGTGACCTGCCTTCGGTACGTATAATCGATTTTCCGAACGACACGGCTGTTTGA
- a CDS encoding serine/threonine-protein kinase has protein sequence MGDVFLAHDESLRRDVAIKMLGGDAVNDPERLSRFAQEAKAASALNHPNILTIYEFVEDNEIHYLVTEFVAGRPLRDLIISRDLQFEQALKIAEQTAFALDAAHSSGIIHRDIKPDNLMIREDGIVKVLDFGLAKLTENAVSNEDDETRELFQTKAGQIFGTANYMSPEQVRGVPDIDGRADIWSLGAMMHEMFAGKPPFNGSTSSDIIASILKTDPPTLPSVMADCPPELERIVKKALKKDRAERYQSARELGLDVRALRKHVEFSKEYERTEGNLSAGQAPVSAEIQEGSVAKKRRPWFWLLVPVLAAAGVIPTALIYFQSSNGFSSENIQIAEIASWASQPGEVYVSGSFSPDGKMIAFSSSKNGGKQIFVKQATAGEAVQVTQGDASCENPVWSPNGDEIAYFSDRGGKPGIWRIPILGGSAQLVSELKDGAAAIRGWLASGHIYFEADSELQRVNAAGGVPERMTGFKDAQLAVRNVTVSSDGKKTAFTVANESSWVLLAGDENGRSGKEIFTGDSEVRNIVWLPSGEGLVFSTQTSGRFQLFGADMRGGQPRQLMNSERDIFALDVASDGSKILLGSAKEESDIWAVSGGREFPVASEINSELWPDVSPDGKRLVFQSSKELSLGNDLFTGKLRSKEIGTENPQAQVSEKGFLPVFSPDGKRVAFLSVEGEKYVLNVVASSGGATVKLTKDGVSPPSYSILPYLRVQANEFSWSPDGQRIAFASRRNGVSNIWTAGVDGEGEKPFTSNEYGEVYFYSPIWSPDGNSVAFTTRMRETGADGKQKYGVRIASEDGVARELYGGSRFVRSLGWTADGGGLIIALPEQQETGRTFSDVEIGMINVADMKYLKAALLKSAYSGNIFLSKDRTLMVFSARREGTDDIWTLSLGGGTERKLTKNSDPRLFYSSLAVSPNGDSIYFGKQSRYSLLSMVTNFKQ, from the coding sequence ATGGGCGATGTCTTCTTGGCTCATGACGAAAGCTTGCGGCGAGATGTCGCAATAAAGATGCTCGGCGGCGATGCCGTCAACGATCCCGAAAGGCTCTCGCGTTTTGCACAGGAAGCGAAGGCTGCGTCCGCTCTCAATCATCCGAATATTCTCACGATCTACGAATTCGTAGAGGACAACGAAATTCATTATTTGGTGACCGAGTTCGTGGCCGGCAGGCCGCTGCGCGATCTGATCATATCGAGGGATCTGCAATTCGAGCAGGCACTCAAGATCGCGGAACAAACTGCCTTTGCGTTGGATGCAGCACATTCCTCGGGCATAATTCATCGCGACATTAAACCCGATAATCTGATGATCCGCGAAGACGGGATCGTCAAAGTGTTGGATTTCGGCTTGGCGAAGCTGACCGAGAACGCGGTGTCGAACGAAGACGACGAGACGAGGGAGCTGTTTCAGACGAAAGCGGGGCAGATATTCGGGACGGCGAATTACATGTCGCCGGAACAGGTGCGTGGGGTTCCGGATATCGACGGAAGGGCTGATATCTGGAGCTTGGGCGCAATGATGCACGAAATGTTCGCGGGCAAACCGCCGTTCAATGGTTCGACGTCCAGCGACATTATTGCCTCAATATTGAAAACGGACCCCCCGACGCTTCCAAGCGTAATGGCTGACTGTCCGCCGGAACTCGAACGCATCGTCAAAAAGGCCCTCAAAAAGGACCGTGCCGAAAGGTACCAAAGTGCTCGAGAACTTGGGCTGGATGTAAGAGCGCTAAGGAAACACGTCGAATTTTCAAAGGAGTATGAACGGACAGAAGGGAATCTCTCGGCGGGTCAGGCTCCGGTGTCGGCGGAGATACAAGAGGGGAGCGTTGCAAAAAAGCGAAGACCGTGGTTTTGGCTGTTAGTGCCGGTGTTGGCGGCGGCAGGCGTTATTCCCACTGCATTGATCTATTTTCAGTCGAGTAATGGTTTCTCCTCAGAAAATATCCAAATCGCCGAGATCGCAAGCTGGGCAAGCCAACCGGGCGAGGTTTACGTTTCAGGATCATTTTCTCCGGACGGAAAGATGATCGCGTTCTCATCAAGCAAGAACGGCGGCAAACAGATCTTTGTGAAACAAGCGACGGCCGGCGAAGCGGTTCAGGTCACGCAAGGCGACGCAAGCTGTGAAAATCCGGTCTGGTCGCCGAACGGTGACGAGATCGCATATTTTTCGGATCGCGGGGGCAAGCCGGGAATATGGCGCATTCCAATACTCGGTGGTTCGGCTCAACTTGTAAGCGAATTGAAGGACGGTGCGGCCGCCATCCGCGGTTGGCTGGCATCGGGCCATATATATTTTGAGGCTGATTCCGAACTACAAAGGGTCAATGCCGCCGGCGGGGTGCCGGAGCGTATGACCGGTTTCAAGGACGCTCAGCTTGCAGTCCGGAACGTAACCGTCTCGAGCGACGGTAAGAAAACGGCATTCACGGTTGCGAACGAAAGCTCGTGGGTGCTTTTAGCCGGCGATGAGAACGGCCGCAGCGGAAAAGAGATCTTTACGGGTGATTCTGAAGTGCGAAACATAGTCTGGCTGCCTTCGGGCGAAGGCCTCGTTTTCTCGACGCAGACTAGCGGGCGATTTCAGCTATTCGGCGCTGATATGCGAGGCGGTCAGCCGCGGCAATTGATGAATTCGGAACGTGACATTTTCGCTCTGGACGTCGCGTCAGATGGGTCGAAAATATTGTTGGGCTCCGCAAAAGAGGAGTCGGACATTTGGGCCGTTTCCGGGGGCCGAGAGTTTCCTGTAGCGTCAGAGATCAATTCGGAGCTTTGGCCCGATGTCTCACCTGACGGCAAGAGGCTCGTATTCCAGTCATCTAAAGAACTGAGTTTGGGAAACGATCTTTTCACCGGCAAGCTAAGATCTAAGGAAATTGGGACAGAGAATCCGCAGGCGCAAGTCTCTGAAAAAGGATTTCTTCCTGTATTCTCGCCTGACGGAAAACGCGTCGCTTTCCTAAGCGTCGAAGGTGAGAAGTATGTTCTGAACGTCGTTGCGTCTTCTGGAGGGGCGACGGTAAAGCTTACCAAGGATGGCGTCTCGCCGCCGTCGTATTCGATCCTGCCATATCTTCGTGTGCAGGCTAATGAATTCAGTTGGTCGCCTGACGGACAGCGGATCGCCTTTGCATCACGCAGAAACGGAGTATCGAACATTTGGACGGCAGGCGTGGATGGCGAGGGAGAAAAGCCTTTTACATCCAATGAGTACGGGGAAGTCTATTTTTATTCGCCAATTTGGTCGCCAGACGGAAACTCGGTTGCTTTTACGACCAGAATGCGCGAAACCGGAGCTGACGGCAAACAGAAGTACGGCGTGCGTATTGCATCGGAAGACGGAGTAGCACGAGAACTGTACGGCGGCAGCAGGTTTGTCAGGTCGCTCGGTTGGACAGCGGACGGCGGTGGGTTGATAATCGCCTTGCCGGAACAGCAAGAGACGGGGCGTACGTTTTCAGACGTCGAGATCGGAATGATCAACGTCGCTGATATGAAGTATTTGAAGGCCGCGTTATTAAAGAGCGCGTATTCGGGCAATATTTTTCTTTCCAAAGACCGAACATTGATGGTATTTTCTGCTCGGAGAGAGGGAACAGACGATATTTGGACATTGTCGTTGGGCGGCGGTACAGAACGAAAGCTGACGAAGAACAGCGACCCGCGTCTTTTTTATTCTTCGCTTGCGGTTTCGCCTAACGGTGATTCCATATATTTCGGAAAACAATCAAGATATAGCCTTCTTTCAATGGTCACAAACTTCAAACAGTAG
- a CDS encoding BON domain-containing protein, translated as MRHLSFGTAFLFFVLVFASSGSASAQRVDCRTVTDDQLVETLMTAVGAKYADQMEHINIRSKDRVVTLEGWATTKKVRSDIEKIIKKTKCVKKVVNRLTIGVGGGCGPGTKPCGTICIPIDETCNIGKGSKGD; from the coding sequence ATGAGACACCTTTCGTTCGGGACGGCGTTCCTGTTCTTTGTCCTGGTCTTTGCGTCCTCGGGTTCGGCATCGGCTCAAAGAGTCGACTGCAGGACCGTGACCGATGACCAGCTTGTTGAGACGCTGATGACAGCCGTCGGTGCGAAGTACGCCGATCAAATGGAACACATCAACATCCGGAGCAAGGATCGCGTGGTGACGTTAGAGGGTTGGGCGACCACGAAGAAGGTTCGCAGCGATATTGAAAAGATCATCAAAAAGACCAAGTGCGTAAAGAAGGTGGTCAATAGACTCACCATCGGGGTCGGCGGCGGCTGCGGTCCGGGGACAAAGCCATGCGGCACGATATGCATACCTATCGATGAGACATGCAACATCGGCAAAGGTTCGAAAGGCGACTAA
- a CDS encoding MBL fold metallo-hydrolase, whose protein sequence is MSSISFYGGVGTVTGSKYLLEHNGKKILVDCGLFQGLKELRERNWQDPPFDPLEIDAVVITHAHIDHTGWLPRLVKLGFDGPVFTSRATADLLKILLPDSGRLQEEEADYRNRHELTTHQPALPLYDEQDARAALELLEPVPNDGQARPICDGIQASFMVAGHIMGASLVLVEMEHEGDPLRFLFSGDLGHYDQPIVKDPATPPVCDYLMVESTYGNRLHGDVSAADQMVRIINEAAERGGPILIPAFAVGRTQEVLYLIRELEEQNRIPVLPVIVDSPMAAQATQVYNRWHEEHDREYASLLAHKKHPLRTRSMQTTSTKEESKRLNDMRGTRIIISASGMLTGGRVVHHAMRILPNENATVVFVGYQAAGTTGRKIQDGAREVKIMKGMVPVNCHIEKVDGFSAHADWKAVLRWLEGLPAEPKKVFTTHGEPDAAAAMADHIRDRFGWNVVVPQYEETVDLDGDQ, encoded by the coding sequence ATGAGTTCTATCTCCTTTTACGGCGGGGTGGGTACCGTGACCGGTTCGAAATATCTTTTAGAGCACAACGGCAAGAAAATACTCGTTGACTGCGGGCTGTTTCAGGGCTTGAAGGAACTGCGTGAACGGAACTGGCAGGATCCGCCCTTCGATCCGCTAGAGATCGACGCGGTCGTCATTACTCATGCGCACATTGACCATACAGGTTGGCTGCCGCGGTTGGTAAAGTTGGGCTTCGATGGGCCCGTCTTCACATCGAGAGCAACTGCCGATCTGCTGAAGATATTGCTGCCAGATTCAGGCCGACTGCAGGAAGAAGAGGCCGACTATCGCAATCGGCACGAGTTGACCACCCATCAGCCCGCTTTGCCGCTTTACGACGAGCAGGATGCACGGGCGGCACTCGAACTGCTGGAGCCTGTGCCGAATGACGGTCAGGCCCGTCCCATTTGTGACGGCATTCAGGCCAGCTTTATGGTTGCCGGGCACATCATGGGAGCGAGCTTGGTTTTGGTCGAAATGGAACACGAGGGCGATCCGCTGCGATTCCTTTTCTCCGGGGACCTTGGGCACTACGATCAACCGATCGTTAAAGACCCTGCCACGCCGCCGGTTTGCGACTACCTGATGGTCGAATCAACATATGGAAACAGACTGCACGGCGATGTTTCGGCGGCGGATCAAATGGTTCGCATCATCAACGAAGCTGCTGAACGAGGCGGTCCCATATTGATACCGGCATTTGCTGTCGGGAGAACTCAGGAAGTGCTTTATCTGATCCGTGAACTCGAAGAACAAAACAGAATTCCGGTGCTGCCGGTAATTGTCGATTCGCCTATGGCGGCACAGGCGACGCAGGTCTACAACCGCTGGCATGAGGAACACGACCGAGAATATGCATCGCTGCTCGCTCACAAAAAGCATCCGCTTCGGACGCGCTCGATGCAAACCACTTCGACGAAAGAAGAGTCCAAGCGCCTGAACGACATGCGCGGAACCCGCATCATCATCTCGGCCTCCGGAATGCTGACCGGCGGCCGAGTTGTACATCACGCTATGCGGATACTCCCGAATGAGAACGCGACGGTAGTTTTTGTCGGTTATCAGGCGGCAGGCACGACAGGCAGGAAGATCCAGGACGGAGCCCGAGAGGTCAAGATAATGAAGGGCATGGTGCCGGTAAATTGTCACATTGAAAAAGTGGATGGATTCTCAGCCCACGCAGACTGGAAAGCAGTGCTACGATGGCTGGAAGGATTGCCGGCAGAGCCGAAAAAGGTGTTTACGACTCACGGCGAGCCTGATGCGGCAGCGGCGATGGCGGATCATATCCGAGATAGATTCGGGTGGAACGTTGTCGTGCCGCAGTATGAAGAGACAGTGGATCTGGACGGCGATCAATGA
- a CDS encoding PilZ domain-containing protein: MARRKKPRGAESAASVTLGVEQTVPAEKEESTETVIEIAASDDPPEVTEQRSASRVNTDYEALVQFRESSDDVWKERTVTTTYAKNGAALILSRQLPVGRLVSTVLQLPSELRVYDHNEPIYPMLGIVQHCFKVQSEDGDKFSVGLAFIGKVFPESFKADPTQCYRLTGVREDGLWRITEAASQFQARQHSRFWRKFKVNVTVRDDATRTSNRSEVLTRDISAGGMSFSADISAKIGDRVKVVIPETEFFTLATIRNISGASGDGTETKIFHLEFDKAEMPVDLILRTVPKADADGSAPGSEDGHKVRAKEEINTYENTLEQLEAAASETAEPNDGELTRF, encoded by the coding sequence ATGGCCAGAAGAAAAAAGCCCCGCGGCGCAGAGAGTGCCGCTTCCGTCACGCTTGGAGTTGAACAGACCGTTCCGGCCGAAAAAGAAGAAAGCACGGAAACTGTAATAGAGATAGCCGCTTCTGACGATCCGCCTGAGGTCACGGAACAGCGTAGTGCGAGCCGTGTCAATACCGACTATGAGGCGCTCGTTCAGTTTCGCGAAAGCTCTGACGACGTCTGGAAAGAACGCACTGTCACTACAACCTATGCTAAGAACGGCGCCGCACTGATCCTTTCGCGTCAGCTACCTGTCGGGCGGCTCGTGTCGACAGTTCTTCAACTCCCGTCTGAACTGCGAGTGTACGATCATAATGAGCCCATTTACCCGATGCTTGGCATCGTACAGCATTGCTTTAAGGTCCAGTCCGAGGACGGCGATAAATTCAGTGTCGGCCTGGCATTTATCGGCAAGGTCTTTCCTGAGTCATTCAAGGCAGATCCGACCCAGTGCTATCGGCTCACCGGAGTGAGAGAAGACGGACTTTGGCGCATTACTGAGGCCGCAAGCCAGTTCCAAGCGAGGCAGCATTCCAGATTCTGGCGGAAATTCAAGGTCAATGTGACCGTTCGCGACGATGCCACTCGAACCAGTAACCGGTCTGAGGTGCTGACCCGCGACATAAGCGCCGGCGGAATGTCGTTCTCTGCTGATATCTCGGCGAAGATCGGGGACCGCGTGAAGGTTGTCATTCCCGAAACCGAGTTTTTCACGCTCGCTACTATACGAAACATCAGCGGTGCGTCCGGCGACGGAACTGAGACAAAGATATTTCACCTGGAGTTCGATAAGGCTGAAATGCCTGTGGACCTTATACTGCGTACGGTTCCGAAGGCGGATGCGGACGGATCTGCGCCCGGTTCCGAGGACGGGCATAAGGTTCGGGCGAAAGAAGAAATAAATACGTACGAGAATACGTTGGAACAACTTGAAGCTGCAGCATCGGAGACAGCTGAGCCGAACGATGGTGAATTGACCAGGTTCTGA
- a CDS encoding ABC transporter permease, with protein MRWTTSLPIEVVKMAIDSIRSHKFRSFLTILGIVVGVITAIVVASILTGMRQSIVSIVEEFGTNNIYAYHLSTGLGPPNRDERNRKPLKDEDAAAILRQASTISDVTVIAPNIGSFGGQFEDNLVYEGNNYRWALTDGVLPNYAEMLNLSLRAGRFITEADDLQRRNVLVVGVNTVEALFPGKEDEAVGKVVRMNGTTWEIIGVIEKRKAGFFGENEEDRKVVMPYRTARKVAPDRPELRMVVQAQDGRISEAVQEIETILRQRRNVAAGEANNFDIKTADNFIAQFDGVIGGVGLAAIAISCLGLLVGGIGVMNIMLVSVTERTKEIGIRKALGATRSAIVLQFLLEAMTLTLIGGIIGVTSAILISGLIILFIPSLPAQVPLWAIITGVSVSVGVGLVFGVLPARKAARLDPIECLRYE; from the coding sequence ATGCGCTGGACGACATCCCTGCCCATTGAAGTGGTCAAAATGGCGATCGATTCCATTCGGTCGCACAAATTCCGTTCTTTCCTGACCATCCTTGGCATCGTCGTAGGTGTGATAACGGCGATCGTCGTCGCTTCGATCTTGACCGGAATGCGGCAATCGATCGTTTCCATCGTCGAGGAGTTCGGCACCAACAACATTTACGCCTATCATCTCTCCACCGGACTGGGCCCGCCGAATCGAGACGAGCGGAACCGAAAGCCGCTGAAAGACGAGGACGCCGCCGCAATACTCAGACAGGCGTCGACGATATCTGACGTTACTGTGATCGCCCCGAACATTGGATCTTTCGGCGGACAATTCGAGGATAATCTGGTGTACGAGGGCAATAATTATCGCTGGGCTCTGACCGACGGCGTACTTCCGAATTACGCCGAGATGCTGAATCTCAGCCTCCGAGCCGGGCGGTTCATCACCGAGGCGGACGACCTGCAGCGTCGGAATGTACTTGTCGTCGGAGTAAACACTGTCGAGGCGTTGTTCCCCGGAAAAGAGGATGAGGCCGTTGGCAAGGTCGTCCGGATGAACGGCACAACGTGGGAAATAATCGGGGTCATCGAAAAACGGAAAGCCGGCTTCTTCGGAGAGAACGAAGAAGACCGTAAGGTGGTGATGCCTTACCGAACCGCGCGCAAGGTCGCTCCTGACCGTCCGGAACTTCGTATGGTCGTGCAGGCTCAGGACGGCCGCATATCCGAAGCGGTCCAAGAGATCGAAACGATACTTCGTCAGAGGCGGAACGTCGCCGCGGGCGAAGCTAACAACTTCGACATCAAGACCGCCGACAATTTTATAGCTCAATTCGACGGCGTTATCGGCGGTGTGGGATTGGCAGCAATAGCGATCTCGTGCCTCGGACTTCTCGTTGGCGGCATAGGCGTGATGAATATCATGCTTGTATCAGTAACTGAGCGGACAAAGGAGATCGGCATACGCAAGGCCCTCGGGGCCACGCGCTCGGCGATCGTGCTGCAGTTCCTGCTCGAGGCGATGACCCTGACGCTGATCGGCGGGATTATTGGAGTGACGTCCGCCATCTTGATCAGCGGATTGATAATTCTGTTCATTCCGTCGCTACCGGCACAGGTTCCGCTGTGGGCGATCATCACCGGCGTTTCGGTTTCGGTGGGCGTAGGCCTCGTTTTCGGGGTTCTTCCTGCAAGAAAGGCGGCCCGTCTCGACCCGATCGAATGCCTTCGGTATGAGTAA
- a CDS encoding ABC transporter permease yields the protein MRQLYSFYLDAFWIALKSILEHKLRAFLTLIGIIIGVAAVVVVGASISGLKTYVVDRVGKILGSNHFMITRIASTGRLSDEEFERLNRRNKEVIWDEYLYVKANCPNCSHVGAQNNASAEIDREGIEMPAVRMIGNTDNLYEIEDKTISEGRYFTADEVTRAASVAVIGTDVKKRFFENVSPIGKTIKVRGVPLEVIGVEEERGSFLGDSQDRHIYIPITLHARIFNRTGGIQIHGKSINDEVFKESIEDARLALRNKRQLSGNEEDTFSLVNVDEFNSQMDQFTGAIAAVVVPITMIILVVGGIVVMNIMLVSVTERTFEVGLRKALGASRSQILLQFLIESALLCVLGGILGLILAVAVTQIIAALAGMTMTITVGYIILSATVSSVIGIIAGLYPAWKAARLDPIIALTHT from the coding sequence ATGAGGCAGCTTTATTCATTTTATTTAGACGCGTTTTGGATCGCACTTAAATCGATCCTGGAGCACAAGCTTCGCGCGTTTCTGACGCTCATCGGCATCATCATCGGTGTTGCGGCAGTCGTCGTAGTAGGTGCTTCGATCAGCGGCCTGAAAACTTATGTAGTTGACCGCGTAGGAAAGATCCTGGGCTCGAATCACTTCATGATCACGCGTATCGCCTCGACGGGGCGATTGTCGGACGAGGAATTCGAACGGCTCAACCGCCGAAACAAGGAAGTGATATGGGACGAGTATTTGTATGTAAAGGCAAACTGCCCTAACTGCTCGCACGTCGGTGCCCAAAACAACGCGTCCGCTGAGATCGACCGCGAAGGCATCGAAATGCCCGCGGTCCGCATGATCGGAAACACCGATAATTTGTACGAGATCGAGGACAAGACGATTAGCGAAGGCCGTTATTTCACCGCCGATGAAGTCACGCGAGCTGCATCTGTTGCGGTTATCGGCACCGACGTGAAGAAGCGCTTCTTTGAGAACGTTTCTCCCATTGGCAAAACCATTAAGGTTCGCGGCGTTCCGCTCGAAGTGATCGGAGTTGAAGAGGAACGCGGCTCGTTCCTGGGAGATTCACAGGACCGTCACATCTATATCCCTATCACGCTCCACGCCCGAATTTTCAATCGTACCGGCGGCATACAGATACACGGCAAGTCGATAAATGACGAGGTGTTCAAAGAGTCCATTGAGGACGCACGACTCGCGCTCAGAAATAAGAGACAGCTTTCAGGAAATGAGGAAGACACTTTCAGTTTGGTAAACGTCGATGAGTTCAATTCACAGATGGATCAGTTCACAGGTGCCATCGCCGCTGTGGTCGTTCCGATCACTATGATCATTTTGGTGGTCGGCGGCATCGTTGTGATGAACATCATGCTCGTCTCCGTTACCGAACGCACGTTCGAGGTCGGACTAAGGAAAGCATTGGGTGCTTCGCGTTCGCAAATACTCCTGCAGTTCCTGATCGAATCGGCTCTACTGTGCGTATTGGGAGGCATTCTCGGGCTCATTCTTGCGGTAGCGGTCACTCAGATCATTGCAGCACTCGCGGGAATGACAATGACCATCACCGTCGGTTACATAATTCTCTCGGCAACGGTTTCCAGTGTCATCGGCATTATCGCCGGGCTCTATCCGGCTTGGAAGGCGGCGAGGCTCGATCCGATCATCGCACTCACACACACTTAA